The Desulfuromonas versatilis genome has a segment encoding these proteins:
- a CDS encoding GSU2403 family nucleotidyltransferase fold protein, whose amino-acid sequence MKRIPLETQTLYAELMEQLTALEAQRSIGSLRGGFVKKIVKGETYYYFQYSEPGGERKQVYIGRAGPELNRLVAKFEGEKESFRADQQSIQRLCAQLRVGGAITATHAHVRVLQSLADAGVFRMGAVLVGTHAFASMGNLLGCRWERRGLETQDVDIAWERDLDVAIPELPEADLPGALERLQMGFSPVPSFDPNSPSTSFKVRKSPLRVDVLTPAKNKREEYRPVPVPKFRTAAQGLKYLDYLIEAPQPAAVIDSTGVLVNIPDPARYAFHKLIVAQERPVSEQVKRAKDLRQASLLFTVLGEERPGDLLQAWEALKARGASWEQKTARGLAAMTKLHPEAGEISALLRPG is encoded by the coding sequence ATGAAACGGATACCGCTCGAAACCCAGACACTTTATGCCGAGTTGATGGAGCAACTGACAGCCTTGGAGGCACAGCGGTCCATCGGCTCTCTTCGGGGCGGATTCGTGAAGAAGATCGTCAAGGGAGAGACCTACTACTACTTCCAGTATTCCGAGCCTGGCGGAGAGCGCAAACAGGTCTATATCGGCAGGGCAGGCCCCGAACTGAATCGCCTCGTGGCGAAGTTCGAGGGGGAAAAAGAAAGCTTTCGGGCGGACCAGCAGAGCATCCAAAGGCTCTGTGCCCAACTGCGCGTCGGGGGAGCAATCACTGCGACGCATGCCCATGTCCGGGTGCTGCAATCCCTGGCCGATGCGGGGGTGTTCCGGATGGGGGCCGTCCTGGTCGGCACGCACGCCTTTGCGAGCATGGGGAACCTGCTGGGTTGCCGGTGGGAGAGGCGGGGGCTCGAAACGCAGGATGTGGACATTGCCTGGGAGCGGGATCTGGACGTAGCGATTCCGGAGTTGCCGGAGGCCGACCTTCCCGGTGCCCTGGAACGCCTGCAGATGGGTTTTTCCCCGGTACCTTCCTTTGATCCCAACAGCCCATCGACCTCTTTCAAGGTGCGCAAGAGCCCTCTTCGGGTGGATGTGCTGACTCCGGCCAAGAACAAGAGGGAGGAATACCGGCCTGTCCCTGTCCCCAAGTTCAGGACCGCCGCGCAGGGGCTCAAATACCTCGACTATCTGATCGAGGCCCCGCAGCCGGCAGCCGTCATCGACTCGACGGGGGTCCTGGTCAATATCCCCGATCCCGCCCGCTATGCGTTCCACAAGCTGATTGTGGCGCAGGAGCGGCCTGTTTCGGAGCAGGTGAAAAGGGCCAAGGATCTGCGGCAGGCCTCTCTTCTGTTCACCGTACTTGGTGAGGAGCGCCCGGGCGATCTTCTGCAGGCCTGGGAAGCCCTGAAGGCCCGCGGAGCCTCCTGGGAGCAGAAGACCGCCCGAGGCCTGGCAGCGATGACAAAACTCCATCCCGAGGCAGGGGAGATCTCTGCTCTGCTTCGGCCCGGATAG
- the cas2 gene encoding CRISPR-associated endonuclease Cas2 — MDHLYIVSYDISNAKRWRQLFKTMHGYGEWLQLSVFQCRLGRRRMIEMEAAIGDIVHHREDHVLILDLGPAENVKPHVHSIGKAFEPVRREAVIV, encoded by the coding sequence ATGGATCATCTCTACATCGTCAGCTACGATATCAGCAATGCCAAGCGATGGCGGCAACTGTTCAAAACCATGCACGGTTACGGTGAATGGCTGCAGCTTTCGGTGTTTCAATGTCGGCTCGGTCGACGGCGGATGATCGAAATGGAGGCGGCGATCGGTGATATCGTCCACCACAGGGAGGACCATGTGCTTATACTCGACCTAGGGCCGGCAGAGAATGTCAAACCGCATGTGCATAGCATCGGCAAGGCATTTGAGCCCGTGCGGCGGGAGGCAGTGATCGTTTAG